From a region of the Chloroflexota bacterium genome:
- a CDS encoding class I SAM-dependent methyltransferase — translation MMYNDYARYYDDGQLHFSVLMFDYLQRVLERHPVPGRSMIDLACGTGTLALLHADLGWDVLGIDASREMLKVAQRKARGDLTQQRSIRFRRADMRDWQVSQPVQLVTCFYDSLNYLLEEADLAATFACVAAALEAGGRWIFDINTPYFLEHVWQPVEVDERDGYVHIMHSEFEPERCISWLQLTGFAQRTDSLFERFSEQHAERGYSQATLEQLLQANGFTIEAVYDCFVLTEPTPISHRWLWVCTKQ, via the coding sequence ATGATGTACAACGATTATGCCCGTTACTATGATGACGGGCAACTCCATTTTAGCGTCTTGATGTTTGATTATTTGCAGCGGGTGCTGGAGCGTCATCCCGTTCCTGGCCGTTCGATGATCGATTTAGCCTGCGGTACAGGAACGTTGGCGTTATTACACGCCGATTTGGGCTGGGATGTGTTGGGGATCGATGCCTCGCGTGAGATGCTGAAGGTAGCTCAACGCAAAGCCCGTGGTGATCTGACCCAACAACGCTCAATTCGTTTTCGGCGTGCCGATATGCGTGATTGGCAGGTGAGCCAGCCAGTTCAACTGGTTACTTGTTTTTACGATAGCCTCAATTATTTGCTTGAAGAAGCTGATTTGGCTGCGACTTTTGCATGTGTTGCGGCAGCGCTTGAAGCTGGCGGACGCTGGATTTTCGATATTAACACGCCCTATTTTTTAGAGCATGTTTGGCAGCCAGTCGAAGTTGATGAACGAGATGGCTATGTTCACATTATGCATTCAGAATTTGAGCCAGAACGTTGTATTTCGTGGTTGCAATTAACAGGTTTTGCCCAACGAACTGATAGCCTGTTTGAACGATTTAGCGAGCAACATGCTGAACGCGGTTATAGCCAAGCCACATTAGAGCAACTTTTACAGGCAAACGGGTTTACAATAGAGGCCGTGTACGATTGTT
- a CDS encoding DEAD/DEAH box helicase yields MDELRRQRYLEILASLPEPTFELEQLVQALPEIDQPEVEADLLHLGFELDEHLIRADFESALTPNTRTTRPQIPVAAPPRLQALPPILGELRFRPPTDGERARLLSGHVTPADRWSVREQAEHYTLKGGFDHLLSLEYAAIDAKEYQLRAVRRVLGEMHGNAILADEVGLGKTIEAGLIIKEYHLREMIRTCLILTPAPLSEQWLEEMHDKFGMNFHRLGDDSDIAQYPLVVGSIDRAKGAYRKALTDRTWDMLVIDECHMLKNHRTGRYKFVFNLNRKHCLLLSATPVQNELRELYNLITVARPGHLKGPRQFQKLFMEDRRHARNVEHLRALLNEVMIRNRRSNTLTELPPRLIHHHEIELTDDEHDFHDAMVRFCKHIYQRYVEGDIVLQSIDGKVVVSKLVLVLMTLLKEMTSSPRAVGHTLRGAMSARLGKMDAADNGELERLLNIVDEMQIPSKARSLLKIIKNDDSKIIVYTEFVATLEFLRDFLVDHGVESVLFHGGLSGMQKRNAVERFRDGKAQVFLSTESGGQGLNLQFCHRLVNYDLPWNPMRIEQRIGRVHRYGQERPVEIYTLILRGTIEEYILHVLTGKIDMFQTVIGEIDAMLSFMHEQQSLEVRITDIILHSKSFDEIRAQMEQLGEELRKANDTLNEAEKTNAALLDSVLG; encoded by the coding sequence ATGGATGAATTACGTCGCCAGCGTTATCTTGAGATTCTGGCCAGCCTGCCTGAGCCAACCTTTGAGCTTGAGCAGCTTGTCCAAGCATTGCCTGAGATTGACCAGCCTGAAGTTGAAGCTGATCTCTTGCATTTAGGCTTTGAGTTAGATGAGCATTTGATTCGAGCTGATTTTGAATCGGCATTAACGCCCAATACGCGAACTACCCGCCCGCAAATTCCGGTAGCTGCGCCGCCACGCTTGCAGGCCTTGCCGCCAATTTTGGGCGAATTGCGTTTTCGCCCACCAACCGATGGCGAACGTGCTCGCTTGCTCAGTGGCCACGTTACTCCAGCTGATCGTTGGTCGGTGCGCGAACAGGCCGAGCACTATACCCTCAAAGGTGGCTTTGACCATCTACTTTCGCTCGAATATGCAGCGATTGATGCAAAAGAATATCAATTGCGGGCTGTACGGCGGGTTTTGGGCGAAATGCATGGCAATGCGATTTTGGCCGATGAAGTTGGCTTGGGTAAGACGATCGAAGCAGGCTTGATCATCAAAGAATATCACTTGCGCGAAATGATTCGCACTTGTTTGATTTTAACCCCTGCCCCACTCTCTGAGCAATGGCTCGAAGAAATGCACGATAAATTTGGCATGAATTTTCATCGTTTAGGCGATGATAGTGATATTGCCCAATATCCTTTGGTGGTTGGATCGATCGATCGGGCGAAAGGAGCCTATCGTAAAGCCCTAACCGATCGTACTTGGGATATGTTGGTGATCGATGAATGTCATATGCTCAAAAATCACCGCACTGGGCGTTATAAATTTGTTTTCAATTTAAACCGTAAGCATTGTTTGTTGCTCTCAGCAACGCCTGTTCAAAACGAGCTGCGCGAATTATATAATTTGATTACGGTTGCGCGGCCTGGCCATCTCAAAGGGCCACGCCAATTTCAAAAATTGTTTATGGAAGATCGTCGCCATGCTCGTAATGTTGAACATTTACGCGCTTTGCTCAATGAAGTGATGATTCGCAACCGCCGTTCAAATACTTTGACTGAGTTGCCACCACGCTTAATCCACCATCATGAAATTGAATTGACCGATGATGAGCACGATTTTCACGATGCAATGGTGCGTTTCTGCAAACATATCTATCAACGTTATGTTGAAGGTGATATTGTTTTGCAAAGCATCGATGGCAAAGTTGTAGTCTCAAAATTGGTGTTGGTGCTGATGACCTTGCTCAAGGAAATGACTTCGAGTCCTCGTGCGGTTGGTCATACCTTGCGTGGCGCGATGTCGGCGCGTTTGGGCAAGATGGATGCTGCTGATAATGGCGAATTAGAACGTTTGCTCAACATCGTCGATGAGATGCAGATTCCATCCAAAGCTCGTTCATTACTCAAAATTATCAAAAACGATGATAGCAAAATCATCGTCTATACCGAGTTTGTGGCAACACTTGAATTCCTGCGCGATTTCTTGGTTGATCACGGAGTTGAATCGGTGCTGTTCCACGGCGGCCTGAGCGGGATGCAAAAACGTAATGCAGTTGAGCGTTTCCGTGATGGCAAGGCTCAAGTTTTTCTTTCAACCGAAAGCGGTGGTCAAGGGCTTAACTTACAATTTTGCCATCGCTTGGTAAATTACGACTTGCCATGGAATCCAATGCGGATCGAGCAACGGATCGGTCGGGTGCATCGTTATGGTCAGGAACGGCCCGTTGAAATTTATACCTTGATTTTACGCGGTACAATCGAAGAATATATTTTACATGTGCTGACTGGTAAAATCGATATGTTCCAAACCGTGATTGGCGAAATTGATGCAATGCTTTCGTTTATGCACGAACAACAAAGCCTTGAAGTACGCATAACTGATATTATTTTGCATTCCAAGAGTTTTGATGAAATTCGTGCTCAAATGGAGCAGCTTGGCGAAGAGTTACGCAAAGCCAACGATACGCTCAATGAAGCCGAAAAAACCAATGCCGCCTTATTGGATAGTGTGTTGGGTTAG
- a CDS encoding riboflavin synthase yields MFTGIVEEIGTILVANTGLERDNTLRIGCKLATSDAQLGDSIAVNGVCLTVTAFEADWFEVGLAPETLRRTNLGQLKLGSSVNLERALAAGRRMGGHYVQGHVDGTGEIIAIEPDGESKAITIRVAPSLMRYIVEKGFIAVDGTSLTITRTTDDSFGLAIIAHTQAWAIIGQQQVGDTVNIEVDILAKYVENIVRFDRKMLAE; encoded by the coding sequence ATGTTTACTGGAATTGTTGAAGAAATTGGCACAATTTTGGTCGCGAATACGGGCCTAGAGCGCGATAATACGCTGCGGATTGGCTGTAAGTTGGCGACTAGTGATGCTCAATTGGGCGATAGCATTGCGGTCAATGGGGTTTGTTTGACCGTAACCGCCTTTGAAGCCGATTGGTTTGAGGTTGGTTTGGCTCCTGAAACTTTGCGCCGCACCAATTTGGGGCAACTCAAGCTTGGCAGTTCGGTCAATTTGGAGCGAGCGTTGGCGGCGGGGCGGCGTATGGGCGGCCATTATGTGCAAGGCCACGTCGATGGTACTGGCGAAATTATCGCGATCGAACCCGATGGCGAATCTAAGGCGATCACGATTCGGGTTGCTCCAAGTTTGATGCGCTATATCGTCGAAAAAGGCTTTATCGCAGTTGATGGCACGAGTTTGACGATCACGCGCACCACCGATGATAGCTTTGGCTTGGCAATTATTGCCCATACTCAGGCTTGGGCGATTATCGGCCAGCAGCAGGTTGGCGATACGGTCAATATCGAAGTTGATATTTTGGCCAAATATGTTGAAAATATTGTGCGCTTTGACCGAAAAATGCTCGCCGAGTAA